In Labeo rohita strain BAU-BD-2019 chromosome 16, IGBB_LRoh.1.0, whole genome shotgun sequence, one DNA window encodes the following:
- the gdf6a gene encoding growth/differentiation factor 6-A — protein sequence MDALRAVAFYTLFVFLWSLPCCQSAALLSQKRNKGARSAYDGQRSPKFLKEIFASSPGATRRDDFLKDPVVPHDYMISIYRTYSAAEKLGLNASFFRSSKSANTITSFVDRGKDDLTLSPLRRQTYLFDVSTLSDKEELVGAELRIFRKPPGDVQPSPSDVYNLHLLSCRSERPLASRSLDLQDSRKAEWEVLDVWGIFKNRHEGNQLCLQLQVTHGKSETEIDLKQLGFHRHGRAQQEKAILVVYTRSRKRENLFNEMKEKIKSRADDEEEEESALQFKARRRRRTALNNRHGKRHGKKSKSRCSKKALHVNFKELGWDDWIIAPLDYEAYHCEGVCDFPLRSHLEPTNHAIIQTLMNSMDPNSTPPSCCVPTKLSPISILYIDSGNNVVYKQYEDMVVEQCGCR from the exons ATGGATGCCTTGCGAGCAGTCGCCTTCTACACGCTCTTCGTTTTCCTTTGGAGTTTACCGTGTTGCCAGTCAGCTGCGCTTCTGTCGCAGAAAAGGAACAAGGGTGCCAGGAGCGCGTATGATGGACAAAGGTCACCCAAATTTCTTAAAGAGATTTTCGCATCCTCTCCGGGCGCGACTCGTCGGGATGATTTTTTAAAGGACCCGGTTGTGCCTCACGATTACATGATCTCTATATACAGGACTTACTCCGCCGCTGAAAAACTGGGGCTCAATGCAAGTTTTTTCCGCTCTTCAAAGTCTGCAAATACCATAACAAGTTTTGTAGACAGAGGAAaag ACGATCTCACGCTCTCTCCTTTGCGAAGACAAACGTATCTGTTTGATGTCTCGACTCTCTCAGACAAAGAGGAGCTGGTCGGTGCTGAATTAAGGATATTTCGAAAACCGCCCGGGGATGTCCAACCGTCCCCATCAGACGTCTACAATCTTCATTTACTCTCGTGTCGATCAGAGAGGCCGTTGGCTTCCAGATCCCTTGATCTTCAGGATTCCCGAAAAGCAGAATGGGAGGTTTTGGACGTTTGgggaatttttaaaaacagacacGAAGGGAATCAGCTATGTCTCCAGCTCCAGGTTACGCATGGCAAATCTGAGACCGAAATCGACCTGAAGCAACTGGGTTTCCACCGGCACGGCCGAGCGCAGCAAGAGAAGGCCATACTGGTGGTCTACACGCGGTCTAGGAAAAGAGAAAACTTGTTCAATGAGATGAAAGAGAAGATCAAGTCTCGCGCAGACgacgaggaggaggaggagagcgCGCTGCAGTTCAAAGCGCGGCGCAGACGGAGAACTGCGCTCAATAATCGCCATGGGAAACGGCATGGCAAAAAGTCCAAATCTCGGTGCAGCAAAAAGGCGCTGCATGTCAATTTCAAAGAGCTGGGATGGGACGACTGGATCATCGCTCCGCTGGACTACGAAGCCTACCACTGCGAGGGCGTGTGCGACTTCCCGTTGAGGTCGCACCTGGAGCCGACCAACCACGCCATCATTCAGACGCTCATGAACTCCATGGACCCCAACAGCACGCCGCCGAGCTGTTGCGTCCCCACAAAACTCAGCCCTATCAGTATACTGTACATAGACTCCGGCAACAACGTCGTGTACAAACAGTACGAGGACATGGTGGTAGAACAGTGTGGCTGTAGGTAG